The Drosophila bipectinata strain 14024-0381.07 chromosome 2L, DbipHiC1v2, whole genome shotgun sequence genome has a segment encoding these proteins:
- the Ncoa6 gene encoding putative mediator of RNA polymerase II transcription subunit 26 isoform X2, whose product MPLKQQLEPSLVRILVSLPWDAAQRLRQLAAEGNPELRALNIQSVQFEGDSVITLKVGGQDIKIIKENVSETLEAAGSSSGNNKSLVALSPSFDGPSTSKAASAYLQQQQQQQMQQRTVQLPQNVSNDAISVQQRRAGQQKMPSQQTPPVFKSPNTVCPMEGKVPVLLPSPSGTRDFPFESMRQARVLQQGRETGVAGAGVLGPPLPPPNVTLKVLKNPPPQQQQPSQNGELTPTGSKSQFIQPPPPPYPGLGATTANSGSSSPIAIAKPAIVPASSPLQTHPPPPPHPHQHSQLPHQQPLPAATSTGSNNIAISSPLLVNLLQNDGNAMSNSNPNQLKSPQQQQQQQIGMSPSGAQMMNSPMRSSGPATPNDFLMSDVLSPVVPSSPTTPQTPQVPCPPNVVMRSLQQQQQAMLSPSGNSNHLYTQQQQQQVQQQQQQQQIRFQQQQQQQQQQMSPQAVAIRQQMQRQQQQLRFMQPQQQQALPGQSQQQPQFPTAPDCFNNMGMNSMQQQQQLRQQAQLRPGALPLAPPPPHPQQQQQQRMMTLPMPQASPQQQQQFMSGASPLGPVLSPASSHHSMHSPLMAPQQQPQPQQQPTPGSSVPSELGHHVPAAPPPDYNQAAANSRWPLAGINKPMDSATKSSFQEFTRYQMQYNLQQQQQQVNMPGQQQPQQQQQPQQQQQPTQQLPTPQQPQQQQQPTTQQQQQAQDSLMSLSVLDALTTNDLDALLPTLNCDLDSTLSLEDKNDLESLLQDAKDLDLDLIDDNLSAVGMDVGDALSTLQEAPLDPQHQQQQQQGGVMQQPQMMQMPYQQQQQPPQLQQQMIMQQQQRQQQLPQMQQRQQQQQVQRQMQLQQQQQQLQMVQRQQQQQLQVQVQHAQPQQRPPQKQFIINPHTGDMEPMASDDSDTEAEQETAQLQFRSSSNNISGGLSSFSFNPANDMMLPTNLFSEEDSNSAQQLPMGISSDPERSRDSIASNKSATSRARKTPVLKANHSNLMGGENSPRSSNSSPLIGLNSPQSVTATIGGAASKKAKPNLLREKLQQGVKERKAKDATATPKPKRERAKGNAKTKAAEEKLKLRVKLDKVDTEGPLLINQQPHQQPQQQQQQALVSNNHLQQQLPMQTQLLTLPTQQHPQQQQQQMQQTPMQQQPQQQPPLLQQQQQTIQQQLQHTVGGNFQPQQQQQQQPVPGLNEPRVPPLQIRLRGKNHVVVKNTRKDRKKGQNQEAAGDERQLKRSYSDQPQQQLLLESIADNKQTKLTPPAHINGLPLLIQKTTTPTALPQQLQTGGPANTKTRTIVAGKNGLTISAIVEAHKAQAQAQSLSDSQMIVGSSNTGTTPTPATLQQQQQQQLSKIATSLPSSITLSAINSNNNNNSNSGNNNRLLTMKNPIKTAATITPIVGGKPMTKNHKPPPYITAVQQLQLQKQQQQQQQQQHQQQQQQQQQQQRQLAAAVTMLPSATTLKRVEITKVTAEQAPILTSSPAAAAAAAAAAATVAAATATLTTSSSTTTTQTTQLICDRKLPVSINNVVVATVNPASVSVSAPISTSISSSTASSVASVTLASASVSVSSTSSTSTSSPAALPSTLRNSPASNGSGTPGHGNNGGGEDSGIESMDALSEKSPHQLSSSSPIQVTKVVQQQPQPQVTTLSGTTVTAVTTPVTAPSSTTVTVTGTTGSAATAGSSLQQQQKQQADDEIEKALAKMEGGLNEDFEEIASSAGTGGFLNNMENSLPTTTVAPATTTNTSTVKLNGEHHILEHDDLIKKLTESKQPGRMEVRVKVEEIPPLLSIKKEPANLKPVVKMEVKVEQKAGPKAEVKQEEKAPSEKLHPETNAVSLQPISIEIPAQVDGESPRIRTRASSRLESPLDAAKASPEATATAAATPGLAKSLSRASSNASPRTVVTPIPNHNNNNKRRRPESESEPEAAESKRQRVSSGNGTASNNSVATANSTSSNPAEAGAETNAGGGTVLNKKIEIESSDSDEPLIEVAGKVRNSKQAQVEVNDAAATAATPGSVVEKHVTRRNAQQQQQNKTNNNAAGATPALGNPRTVKAQVATGNASAASSNHSSNANSPSVPNASVAATTPGGAVVTTAQSNSGSVPNVVHATRGATAAAASTTNSNHNASNATSPSDEKIGTRRSVRASAAANKIIYARSNAAAAAHAAESKGTPGKAGAAGGANSVSAGIVAESVAEARRKTRSAVIGESMLTEGRRRRTSRDYK is encoded by the exons ATGCCACTTAAACAG CAGCTTGAACCGTCACTGGTGCGGATATTGGTGTCGCTCCCCTGGGATGCAGCTCAACGGCTGCGCCAATTGGCCGCCGAGGGAAATCCCGAACTGCGCGCCCTCAACATTCAGTCCGTGCAGTTCGAGGGCGATTCTGTGATAACTTTGAAAGTTGGAGGACAGGATATTAAGATAATCAAGG AGAATGTAAGCGAGACACTTGAGGCGGCTGGCTCGTCTTCCGGCAACAACAAGAGCCTGGTGGCTCTGTCCCCGAGTTTTGATGGCCCCAGTACCAGCAAAGCTGCCTCCGCCTacctgcaacaacaacagcagcagcagatgcaACAGCGGACTGTGCAGCTGCCCCAAAATGTTTCCAATGATGCAATCTCAGTCCAGCAAAGGAGAGCGGGCCAGCAGAAGATGCCGTCCCAGCAGACACCGCCAGTGTTCAAATCGCCCAACACAGTGTGTCCCATGGAAGGCAAAGTGCCCGTCCTGCTGCCGTCGCCATCGGGAACACGGGATTTCCCATTCGAGAGCATGCGACAGGCGCGCGTCCTGCAGCAGGGCAGGGAAACTGGTGTGGCAGGTGCCGGTGTCTTGGGACCGCCACTACCGCCGCCCAACGTGACGCTGAAGGTGCTGAAGAACCCGCCgccccaacagcagcagccgtCGCAGAATGGCGAGCTGACACCGACAGGCAGCAAATCTCAGTTCATCcagccaccaccgccgccatATCCGGGATTGGGAGCTACCACTGCCAACTCTGGCAGCAGCTCGCCCATAGCCATAGCTAAGCCTGCGATTGTGCCCGCCTCCAGTCCGCTGCAGACCCATCCTCCGCCTCCTCCGCATCCTCATCAGCATTCACAACTCCCCCACCAGCAGCCGCTGCCTGCGGCAACGTCGACGGGCAGCAACAACATTGCCATATCGTCGCCGCTGTTAGTTAACCTGCTGCAGAACGACGGCAATGCCATGTCGAACTCGAATCCGAACCAGCTCAAGTCgccgcagcaacagcagcagcagcagattgGCATGAGTCCCAGCGGAGCGCAGATGATGAACTCTCCGATGCGCTCGTCGGGTCCGGCGACGCCAAACGACTTCCTAATGAGCGATGTTCTCAGTCCGGTGGTGCCTTCCTCTCCAACAACTCCACAGACGCCGCAGGTGCCATGCCCGCCAAACGTGGTGATGCGGAgtctgcagcagcagcaacaggcaATGCTCAGTCCCAGCGGCAATAGCAATCATTTGTATactcaacagcagcagcagcaggtccaacaacaacaacagcagcagcaaatacgctttcaacagcaacaacaacaacaacagcagcaaatGTCTCCGCAGGCCGTGGCTATCCGGCAACAAATGCAACGCCAACAACAGCAGCTGCGGTTTATGCAACCGCAACAACAGCAGGCATTGCCAGGGCAATCACAACAGCAGCCACAGTTTCCCACTGCGCCTG ATTGCTTCAACAACATGGGTATGAACTCcatgcagcaacagcagcagctgagACAGCAGGCGCAACTGCGACCCGGTGCTCTGCCTCTGGCTCCTCCGCCACCTcatccgcagcagcagcaacaacagcggATGATGACGCTGCCCATGCCACAAGCGTCgccgcaacagcagcaacagttcATGAGCGGGGCCTCGCCCCTGGGACCTGTACTATCGCCTGCCTCCAGTCACCACTCGATGCATAGCCCGCTGATggcgccgcagcagcagccccaGCCGCAACAACAGCCTACGCCCGGATCCTCTGTTCCCAGCGAGCTGGGACACCATGTACCTGCAGCGCCGCCACCGGACTACAACCAGGCGGCAGCCAACTCTCGCTGGCCGCTGGCCGGGATCAATAAGCCGATGGACTCGGCCACCAAGAGTAGTTTCCAGGAGTTCACCAGGTACCAGATGCAGTACAatctccagcagcagcagcaacaagttAATATGCCGGGGCAGCAGCAaccacaacagcagcaacaaccacagcagcagcagcagccaacTCAACAGTTGCCGACTCCTCAACAgcctcagcagcagcagcagccgacgacacagcagcaacagcaggctCAGGATTCGCTGATGTCCCTGTCTGTGCTGGATGCCCTGACGACGAACGACTTGGACGCCTTGCTGCCAACTCTTAACTGTGATCTGGACTCGACGTTAAGTCTGGAGGACAAGAACGATCTCGAATCGCTTTTGCAGGATGCCAAGGATCTAGACTTGGATTTGATAGACGATAACCTGTCGGCGGTGGGGATGGATGTCGGCGATGCGCTCAGCACGTTGCAAGAAGCTCCGTTAGATCCCcagcatcaacagcagcagcagcagggtGGAGTGATGCAGCAGCCACAAATGATGCAAATGCcctaccagcagcagcagcagcctccacaactgcaacagcagatgatcatgcaacagcagcaacggcaacagcaGCTGCCGCAAATGCAACagaggcagcaacagcagcaggttCAGCGGCAAATGCAGctacagcagcaacaacaacagctccAAATGGTGcagcgacagcagcagcagcagttgcaggTGCAGGTGCAGCATGCCCAGCCGCAACAGAGGCCGCCACAGAAACAGTTCATAATCAATCCGCACACTGGCGACATGGAACCAATGGCCAGTGATGACAGCGACACGGAGGCGGAACAGGAAACTGCCCAGCTGCAGTTCCGCTCCAGCAGTAACAACATATCCGGTGGGCTGAGCAGCTTTAGCTTCAATCCCGCCAACGACATGATGCTGCCCACCAATCTGTTTTCCGAAGAGGACTCCAACTCCGCGCAACAACTGCCAATGGGAATCAGCAGTGATCCGGAGCGGTCCCGTGACTCGATAGCCTCCAACAAATCGGCCACGAGTCGGGCAAGGAAAACCCCAGTGCTGAAGGCAAATCACAGCAACCTGATGGGCGGGGAGAACTCGCCGCGATCCAGCAACAGTTCCCCGCTTATTGGACTGAACTCGCCCCAGTCGGTGACGGCAACCATTGGAGGGGCGGCCAGTAAGAAGGCGAAGCCGAATCTGCTGCGCGAGAAGCTGCAGCAAGGTGTTAAGGAGCGCAAGGCGAAGGATGCCACTGCCACCCCGAAGCCGAAACGAGAACGGGCGAAGGGCAACGCCAAGACGAAGGCGGCCGAGGAGAAGCTGAAGCTGCGCGTGAAGCTGGACAAGGTTGACACCGAAGGGCCGCTGCTCATCAACCAGCAGCCGCATcaacagccacagcagcagcagcaacaggctTTGGTGAGCAACAACCACTTGCAACAGCAGCTGCCCATGCAGACGCAACTGTTGACGTTGCCAACACAGCAGCatccccagcagcagcagcaacagatgCAACAGACGCCGATGCAGCAACAGCCTCAGCAACAACCACCTCtattgcagcagcagcaacagactatccagcagcaactgcaacacaCAGTTGGTGGCAACTTTCagccacaacagcaacagcagcagcagcctgtACCGGGCCTCAACGAACCGCGTGTGCCTCCCCTGCAGATCCGACTGCGTGGCAAGAACCATGTAGTTGTGAAGAACACTCGCAAGGATCGCAAGAAGGGCCAGAACCAGGAGGCAGCTGGTGATGAGCGGCAGTTGAAGCGCAGCTACAGCGaccagccgcagcagcagctacTGTTGGAGTCCATAGCGGATAACAAGCAAACCAAGCTGACGCCTCCGGCCCACATCAATGGGTTGCCCCTGCTGATACAGAAGACCACGACACCCACAGCCTTGCCGCAGCAACTGCAAACTGGAGGACCGGCAAACACCAAAACCAGGACCATTGTGGCGGGCAAGAACGGGCTGACAATCAGTGCCATCGTGGAGGCGCACAAGGCGCAGGCACAGGCCCAGTCGCTGAGTGATTCCCAGATGATTGTGGGCTCCTCCAACACGGGCACCACGCCGACGCCCGCCACcttgcagcaacagcagcagcagcagctgagcAAGATCGCCACCTCCCTGCCCAGCAGCATCACCCTGAGTGccatcaacagcaacaacaacaacaattcgaatagcggcaacaacaaccgGCTGCTGACGATGAAGAATCCGATCAAGACAGCGGCGACGATCACGCCCATCGTGGGTGGCAAGCCGATGACAAAAAACCATAAGCCGCCGCCATACATCACAGCCGTGCAacagctgcagctgcagaagcaacaacagcagcaacagcaacagcagcaccagcagcagcaacaacagcagcagcaacagcagcgacAACTGGCGGCGGCCGTAACCATGTTGCCCAGTGCGACGACTCTGAAGCGAGTTGAGATCACAAAGGTTACTGCAGAGCAGGCTCCCATCTTGACTTCATCcccggcagcagcagcagcagcagcagcggcagcggcaacggtggcagctgcaacagcaacactaACCACATCGTCGTCGACGACCACAACGCAAACAACTCAGCTGATCTGTGATAGAAAGTTGCCAGTCTCCATCAACAATGTGGTGGTGGCCACCGTGAATCCCGCCTCCGTTTCCGTCTCCGCCCCGATCTCCACATCCATCTCCTCCTCCACCGCATCCTCGGTTGCGTCCGTAACGTTGGCTTCAGCATCAGTCTCAGTTTCGTCGACGTCCAGCACCTCTACCTCATCCCCGGCAGCCTTGCCCAGCACGCTGCGGAACTCGCCCGCGAGCAATGGCAGCGGCACGCCAGGCCATGGGAACAACGGCGGTGGCGAGGATAGCGGAATCGAGTCCATGGATGCCCTCTCCGAGAAGAGCCCCCACCAGCTCTCCTCCAGCAGTCCCATCCAGGTTACCAAGGTGGTGCAGCAACAGCCCCAACCGCAGGTGACTACCCTGAGTGGCACAACAGTGACGGCGGTGACAACGCCAGTGACTGCGCCCAGCTCTACGACGGTGACAGTGACTGGAACTACTGGGTCGGCGGCCACGGCAGGCAGTTccttgcagcagcagcagaagcagcaggcGGACGACGAAATCGAGAAGGCGCTGGCCAAGATGGAGGGGGGACTGAACGAGGACTTCGAGGAGATTGCCTCCAGTGCGGGGACGGGGGGCTTTCTGAACAACATGGAGAACTCCCTGCCGACAACAACTGTGGCACCAGCAACCACCACGAACACAAGCACCGTCAAGCTGAACGGCGAACACCATATACTCGAACATGATGATCTCATCAAGAAACTCACAGAAAGCAAGCAGCCGGGCCGGATGGAGGTGCGTGTTAAAGTGGAAGAGATTCCGCCGCTGCTGAGCATCAAGAAGGAGCCGGCCAACCTGAAACCAGTGGTGAAGATGGAAGTCAAAGTGGAGCAGAAGGCAGGGCCCAAAGCCGAGGTCAAGCAGGAGGAGAAGGCGCCGTCGGAGAAGCTTCATCCCGAGACGAATGCCGTGTCCTTGCAGCCCATTTCGATTGAGATACCCGCCCAGGTGGACGGAGAGTCGCCGCGGATTAGGACGCGGGCCAGCAGTCGCCTGGAGAGTCCCCTGGACGCGGCCAAAGCCAGTCCAGAAGCCACTGCTACTGCAGCCGCCACGCCTGGCCTCGCCAAGAGCCTGTCCCGTGCCTCGTCCAACGCCAGTCCGAGAACCGTAGTCACACCCATTCCCAaccacaataacaacaacaaacgaCGGCGACCGGAGTCCGAGTCCGAGCCGGAAGCGGCCGAGAGCAAGCGTCAGAGGGTGAGCAGTGGAAACGGAACTGCCAGCAACAACTCGGTAGCGACCGCCAACAGCACCAGCTCCAATCCTGCTGAGGCTGGGGCGGAGACCAATGCCGGTGGCGGAACTGTGCTGAACAAGAAGATAGAGATTGAGTCCTCGGATTCGGATGAGCCGCTGATCGAGGTGGCTGGCAAGGTGCGGAACTCCAAGCAGGCGCAGGTGGAGGTGAACGATGCCGCAGCCACGGCGGCCACCCCTGGGTCAGTTGTGGAAAAGCATGTGACGCGTCGGAatgcccagcagcagcaacagaaca AAACGAACAATAATGCTGCAGGTGCCACTCCAGCACTCGGAAATCCGCGAACAGTCAAGGCCCAAGTGGCAACTGGAAACGCCTCGGCCGCCAGCAGCAACCACAGCAGCAATGCCAACAGTCCCAGTGTGCCGAATGCTTCAGTTGCCGCTACGACTCCGGGAGGAGCTGTGGTTACCACAGCCCAAAGCAACAGTGGCAGCGTGCCCAACGTGGTGCATGCGACTCGTGGAGCCACCGCCGCGGCAGCCAGTACCACCAACTCGAACCACAATGCCAGCAACGCCACCTCACCGTCGGACGAGAAAATCGGGACCCGGCGAAGTGTGCGAGCCAGTGCGGCGGCTAACAAGATCATTTATGCCCGGAGCAATGCGGCAGCGGCCGCACATGCGGCAGAGTCGAAGGGAACGCCGGGCAAGGCTGGAGCTGCCGGTGGAGCCAACAGTGTGAGCGCCGGTATTGTGGCTGAGAGTGTGGCCGAGGCGAGGCGGAAAACCCGCAGTGCAG TCATTGGCGAGTCCATGTTGACCGAGGGTCGCCGGAGAAGAACGTCGCGTGACTACAAGTGA